The following proteins come from a genomic window of Nostoc sp. TCL26-01:
- a CDS encoding glycosyltransferase family 2 protein produces the protein MKELAIFLSKSLLGWLVIQVCLSLIFLLYVRSSWRSKTVPDDKLPKAAIILCLRGVDPFLPKCLEALLKQDYPAYDLKLIIDSQDDPSWEIASNTINTLAATNVQISHLRIIRHNCSLKCSSLIQAISDLDDSYKVVALVDADTVVHSHWLRELVIPLANPKVGVTTGNRWYVPTNQYWGSLVRYTGNIATVVQMYLFGIPWGGTLAMKTEVLRQTGLLEQWAQSFGEDLMMHNVLKKHGLRVKFVPSLIMVNREECDLLGILDYLQRLFLYSRLYHPRWLAIVSEAVSSILFPSLAIALFFFSLGNAEWDVAGLLLKSYSIYTLGLLLLMLVMEIGVQPVIRNQDQPGTKFSLATVGRMLLAIPLTQWVYGLAMLSSLWLSTVKWRGIVYRIHSSRNIRLVEYHPYDFLDQPIDNKISL, from the coding sequence ATGAAAGAGTTGGCAATTTTCTTGTCTAAGTCTTTGCTGGGGTGGTTAGTTATTCAGGTATGTCTTTCTTTGATATTTTTGTTGTATGTGCGTAGTTCTTGGCGCTCAAAAACTGTACCTGATGATAAATTACCGAAGGCGGCGATAATTCTTTGTCTGCGTGGAGTTGATCCTTTTTTACCCAAATGTTTAGAGGCGCTGTTAAAGCAGGACTACCCAGCATACGATTTAAAGCTAATTATTGATAGTCAAGATGATCCGTCTTGGGAGATTGCTAGCAATACTATCAATACGTTAGCTGCAACTAATGTACAGATTAGCCATTTACGGATTATTCGCCATAATTGTAGCCTCAAATGCAGTTCTTTAATTCAGGCTATTTCTGATTTAGATGATTCCTACAAAGTGGTGGCTTTAGTAGATGCGGATACTGTCGTTCATTCTCATTGGTTGCGAGAATTAGTGATTCCTTTAGCTAACCCTAAAGTTGGGGTGACAACTGGTAATCGTTGGTATGTTCCAACTAATCAATATTGGGGTTCTTTGGTACGTTACACGGGTAACATTGCGACAGTTGTGCAGATGTACCTATTTGGTATTCCTTGGGGTGGTACTCTGGCAATGAAAACAGAGGTACTGCGTCAAACAGGACTTTTAGAACAGTGGGCGCAGTCTTTCGGGGAAGACTTAATGATGCACAATGTCTTAAAAAAACATGGGTTGCGAGTTAAGTTTGTGCCTTCCCTGATTATGGTTAATCGTGAAGAGTGCGATTTACTAGGAATTCTCGATTATCTTCAGCGTCTATTTCTGTATTCTCGATTGTATCATCCCCGGTGGTTAGCGATAGTTAGTGAAGCTGTTTCTAGTATTTTATTTCCCAGTTTAGCGATCGCATTATTTTTCTTTTCCTTGGGTAATGCTGAATGGGATGTAGCAGGTTTGTTATTGAAATCATACAGCATTTATACTCTAGGATTGCTCTTACTGATGCTGGTGATGGAAATAGGTGTACAGCCTGTAATTCGCAATCAAGACCAGCCAGGGACAAAGTTTTCTCTAGCTACGGTGGGGAGAATGTTACTAGCGATTCCTTTAACCCAGTGGGTGTATGGGTTGGCGATGTTGTCTTCGTTGTGGCTATCAACGGTGAAATGGCGAGGTATTGTCTATCGAATTCATAGTTCTAGGAATATCCGCTTAGTTGAGTACCATCCTTATGATTTTTTGGATCAGCCTATTGATAACAAGATTTCTCTTTGA
- a CDS encoding glycosyltransferase family 2 protein yields MDDLAILISKFLVGWLIFQVCCVLLFLRCLNSRTNNLPDELLPKTAVLLCLRGADPFLGDCLRSLLKQNYPRYDLKVIVDSQQDPAWQVVRGIIDELDAANVQVSHLRTVRQSCSLKCSSLIQAVSDLDDSYKVVALVDADTVVHTNWLRELVSPLNYPQVGATTGNRWYLPTGRYWGSLVRYIWNVSAIVQMYLYGIPWGGTLAIKTEVLRQTGLLERWGQAFGEDTVMRSVLAKYNLEVKFVPSLIMLNREECDLPSLRYWLQRQLLSSRLYHPWWWLVVADAVCTILLPSFLIVVWFTAFLSGQGETATFAFSWYVIYILALVMLMLFLELGVQPIIRSHGQQVTKLSAPLIWRMIVSMPLTHWVYGWAMLAALRMQTVTWRGVTYEVNSTGNIQLMEYRPYQSVNQIGDR; encoded by the coding sequence ATGGATGATTTGGCAATATTGATCTCTAAGTTTTTAGTAGGTTGGTTGATTTTTCAGGTGTGTTGTGTACTGTTATTTTTGCGGTGTCTGAATTCACGCACAAACAACTTACCTGATGAATTATTACCAAAAACGGCTGTGTTATTATGCTTGCGTGGGGCTGATCCTTTTTTAGGGGATTGTTTGCGATCGCTCCTCAAGCAAAACTATCCACGGTATGATCTCAAGGTGATTGTTGATAGTCAGCAAGACCCGGCGTGGCAGGTTGTCAGGGGTATAATCGATGAGTTAGATGCAGCTAACGTTCAAGTTAGTCATTTGCGGACAGTCAGACAAAGTTGTAGTCTCAAATGCAGTTCTCTCATACAGGCTGTTTCTGATCTAGATGATTCCTACAAAGTAGTTGCTTTAGTAGATGCTGATACTGTTGTCCATACTAATTGGTTGCGAGAATTAGTCAGTCCTCTCAATTATCCTCAAGTAGGAGCAACCACTGGCAATCGTTGGTATTTACCGACTGGTAGGTATTGGGGTTCTTTAGTCCGTTACATCTGGAATGTGTCAGCGATCGTGCAGATGTACTTATATGGTATTCCTTGGGGTGGAACTTTGGCAATCAAAACTGAAGTGCTGCGCCAAACGGGACTACTTGAGAGGTGGGGACAAGCTTTTGGTGAAGATACAGTGATGCGTAGTGTCTTAGCCAAATATAACTTAGAGGTCAAGTTTGTTCCTTCTCTGATTATGCTGAATCGAGAAGAGTGCGATTTACCGAGTTTAAGATACTGGTTGCAGCGTCAACTACTGTCTTCTCGACTGTATCATCCTTGGTGGTGGCTGGTAGTTGCTGATGCCGTCTGCACCATATTGTTACCTAGCTTCTTAATTGTGGTGTGGTTTACTGCTTTTTTAAGCGGACAGGGTGAAACAGCTACTTTTGCTTTTAGCTGGTATGTCATTTATATACTGGCATTAGTCATGCTGATGCTGTTTTTAGAACTGGGTGTACAACCAATCATTCGTTCTCATGGACAGCAGGTAACAAAATTATCAGCACCTCTCATCTGGAGAATGATAGTCAGTATGCCTCTCACACATTGGGTGTATGGATGGGCAATGTTAGCTGCTTTGCGGATGCAAACAGTAACTTGGCGGGGTGTCACATACGAAGTTAACAGCACAGGAAATATTCAGCTAATGGAATACCGTCCTTATCAGAGTGTAAATCAAATAGGCGATCGCTAA
- a CDS encoding glycosyltransferase: protein MHKPKLRIALFTGLYAPFLTGVSVAVHQRVRWLLEQGHEVFLIHPQFNNQYPKNVGSRPMAGLEELKTFSNFTSYSFPTQPLIFYKSLPQPLSYRHWSDTQLLADFQPDIIVVEEAAQMRGLYSALLQGYGRPVGVKYAKRTKTPIISVFHTDIVAYIKYYLGNIFFNLLRPIIPYLVNQFSQEYDLNVFSSREQLVKYQKLKCYPSEYLPYQGINCEKFHPRNICHNPIPHDDRPTLLFVGRITPEKNVTQLIDAYPLIAAKIPNVHLVIVGSGPLDEEIRRRAQKFVSGITIWGESHGTELLGWFARADVFVNPSVTENFCTTTNEALASGTPVVAALAPSTSEQVSPGKNGFLAEPNNPKDFAEKVIAILENPQLKTAMSEQARPSILGYDWSACMEKFEVKLFQLVQAAKPSSRL from the coding sequence ATGCACAAGCCAAAACTTCGCATTGCCTTGTTTACAGGCTTATATGCTCCTTTCTTAACAGGAGTTTCAGTTGCCGTTCATCAACGAGTGCGCTGGTTGCTAGAACAGGGACATGAAGTATTTCTCATCCATCCTCAATTTAACAATCAGTACCCCAAAAATGTCGGCAGTCGTCCGATGGCTGGGTTAGAGGAGCTAAAAACCTTTAGTAATTTTACTTCCTACTCATTTCCTACCCAACCACTGATATTTTATAAATCTCTCCCCCAACCTTTAAGCTATCGTCATTGGAGTGATACACAGTTACTTGCAGACTTCCAACCAGACATCATTGTGGTAGAAGAAGCAGCACAAATGCGAGGTTTATACTCAGCTTTATTACAAGGTTATGGTCGTCCAGTCGGAGTCAAATACGCCAAGCGGACAAAAACACCAATCATCTCGGTTTTTCACACAGATATTGTGGCCTACATCAAATATTATTTAGGCAATATCTTCTTTAACTTACTCCGTCCAATTATTCCCTATTTAGTCAACCAGTTTAGTCAAGAATATGATCTCAATGTCTTCTCTTCACGAGAACAACTAGTTAAGTACCAAAAATTAAAATGTTATCCAAGTGAATATCTACCCTATCAAGGGATTAATTGTGAAAAGTTTCATCCCCGCAACATTTGCCATAACCCAATTCCCCACGACGATAGACCGACTCTTTTATTTGTAGGACGCATTACTCCCGAAAAAAATGTCACTCAACTAATTGATGCTTATCCCCTAATTGCAGCTAAAATTCCCAATGTTCATTTAGTTATTGTTGGTAGTGGCCCCCTAGATGAAGAAATCCGTCGCCGCGCGCAAAAGTTTGTCTCTGGTATTACAATATGGGGTGAATCCCACGGCACAGAACTCTTAGGCTGGTTTGCTCGTGCTGATGTATTTGTCAATCCCTCAGTTACAGAAAACTTCTGTACTACAACTAACGAAGCTCTCGCCTCTGGCACTCCTGTAGTTGCAGCACTAGCACCATCGACTTCCGAACAAGTATCCCCTGGAAAAAATGGGTTTCTCGCTGAACCTAATAACCCCAAAGATTTTGCCGAAAAAGTAATTGCTATTTTAGAAAATCCTCAACTTAAAACAGCAATGTCTGAACAAGCACGTCCCTCCATATTGGGATATGATTGGTCAGCCTGTATGGAAAAGTTTGAGGTTAAACTTTTTCAGTTAGTGCAAGCAGCAAAACCATCATCTCGCCTATAG
- a CDS encoding type I restriction endonuclease, translated as MVQTIQGRDISLYELAEKFSLQLVTNADFFTEWKNDLPLLNDAEILSLERVRSNYLNLTQRLSTSEEAVKMVVLSPLLDLAGFYQPPFEIETEKSTDISAIDESIIVKGNIDVLVIQKRLWVLVIESKSTKFDVLTALPQALAYMLDTPNIEQPTFGLLVNGREFVFVKLVQQEQPKYSRSYALSIERDEEFQQVLSVLKRISQLILM; from the coding sequence ATGGTACAAACAATCCAAGGACGGGATATCAGCCTTTATGAACTAGCAGAAAAATTTAGTCTCCAATTGGTGACAAATGCTGATTTTTTTACAGAATGGAAAAATGATTTACCATTGTTGAATGATGCAGAAATTTTATCTCTAGAACGAGTTAGAAGCAATTATTTAAATTTAACTCAACGTCTTTCAACGTCAGAAGAAGCGGTGAAGATGGTGGTACTATCGCCACTCCTAGATTTAGCTGGTTTTTATCAGCCACCCTTTGAAATTGAAACGGAAAAATCTACTGATATTTCTGCTATAGATGAAAGTATCATAGTCAAAGGGAATATTGATGTTTTAGTAATTCAAAAACGTCTTTGGGTACTAGTGATTGAATCTAAAAGTACTAAATTTGATGTCTTAACTGCATTACCCCAAGCACTTGCTTATATGCTTGATACTCCCAATATAGAACAACCAACTTTTGGGTTACTTGTGAATGGTAGAGAGTTTGTTTTTGTCAAGCTAGTTCAGCAAGAACAGCCAAAATATTCTCGGTCTTATGCCTTATCAATTGAACGAGATGAGGAATTTCAACAGGTACTAAGTGTATTAAAACGTATTAGCCAATTAATTTTAATGTAG
- a CDS encoding DUF1350 family protein translates to MKAKLIFQPVSHSWVALHPQPKGVIQFIGGAFFGTFFPMQFYRYLLQYLFSDRYTIIILPFNFTFNHYVEAGFLIREQYEITPELVRMAKFAGYDYQIYLNDQNFSWIGHSIGCKYIALLEGFSALPREHDQLESFIRGIVNKTSNSSDKEKNERKIQSIVKDLETLINDLKQKRQQATQLIKYYLGQEQDTYLDTIADPNINRTFFKSLFIKGQPSILLAPVNSGTDSAIPKVLANIIDSLGWGVKPSSQETYAFIQAANLFNLLGLIRFKSDKLAKSTCDWFMNTLKKPPTDFQNNLVGGHLKPLGKQIGNDVINFPDSLPIIESTQRRSAELEIYVVKLLKALEQER, encoded by the coding sequence ATGAAAGCAAAACTCATATTTCAGCCAGTTTCCCATAGTTGGGTAGCACTACATCCACAACCTAAAGGAGTTATTCAATTTATTGGTGGAGCTTTTTTTGGCACTTTCTTCCCGATGCAATTCTATCGTTATTTACTCCAATATTTATTTAGCGATCGCTATACAATCATCATCCTGCCCTTTAATTTTACCTTTAATCATTATGTAGAAGCTGGGTTTTTAATTAGAGAACAATATGAGATTACCCCAGAACTCGTAAGAATGGCTAAATTTGCAGGCTATGATTATCAAATTTATCTCAATGATCAGAACTTTTCCTGGATTGGTCATAGCATCGGCTGCAAATATATTGCTCTTTTGGAAGGTTTCTCTGCCTTACCACGAGAACATGATCAACTCGAATCATTTATTCGGGGAATAGTGAATAAAACATCCAATTCATCAGATAAAGAGAAAAATGAGCGCAAGATTCAAAGTATTGTCAAAGACTTAGAAACATTAATTAATGATCTCAAACAAAAACGTCAGCAAGCCACTCAATTAATTAAATACTATTTAGGACAAGAGCAAGATACTTACCTAGATACCATTGCAGATCCAAATATTAACAGAACCTTCTTTAAGAGTCTGTTTATTAAAGGCCAACCATCTATACTTTTAGCTCCTGTCAATAGTGGTACAGATAGCGCCATTCCTAAAGTTTTGGCAAATATTATTGATAGCCTGGGATGGGGTGTTAAACCTAGTTCTCAAGAAACCTATGCTTTTATCCAAGCTGCTAATCTCTTTAATCTCTTAGGATTGATCCGCTTTAAATCAGATAAACTTGCTAAGTCAACCTGTGACTGGTTTATGAATACGCTTAAAAAACCCCCAACAGATTTTCAGAATAATTTAGTAGGTGGACATTTAAAACCTCTAGGGAAGCAAATCGGTAATGATGTGATTAATTTTCCTGATAGTCTACCCATTATTGAATCTACGCAAAGACGAAGTGCAGAGTTAGAAATATATGTAGTTAAATTACTCAAAGCCTTAGAACAAGAACGTTAA
- a CDS encoding glycosyltransferase: MKDIPAIYFYLPQSEWPKDGIPDSVETHWWLFMKGTYCWTIQTYLRLQADGFPCKLVGTLPDEGIVLAHRDSLPDNLQIPGSKLFIICLKAERDPQPEAQIHVVQNSQEASTILSFWDCYYIPLWPQPGLIPRNPGRGDRFENLAYFGLPRNLAPELQDPAWEEQLQALGLRWRIISSNKLVHDYSEIDVVLAVRSFDSQRHIAKPATKLFNGWHAGVPVIGGAESALQAERQRELDYIEVTSIKDTLLALQRLRDDVNLRQAMVENGRRRAAEIQVANLTAKWREFLMNVAIPAYENWCMQSSLARQTSFIQRYLALKIYRIQQRISA, encoded by the coding sequence ATGAAAGATATACCAGCAATTTATTTTTATCTCCCTCAATCTGAATGGCCGAAAGACGGCATACCAGATAGTGTAGAAACTCACTGGTGGCTATTCATGAAAGGTACATACTGTTGGACGATACAAACATATCTTCGCCTGCAAGCTGATGGTTTCCCGTGTAAACTAGTAGGCACTTTACCCGATGAAGGAATTGTTCTTGCCCATCGGGATTCTTTACCAGATAATTTGCAAATTCCAGGGTCAAAACTGTTTATTATTTGTCTCAAGGCAGAAAGAGATCCTCAACCTGAAGCACAAATTCATGTAGTCCAGAATTCGCAAGAAGCATCCACAATATTAAGTTTTTGGGATTGTTATTATATACCACTTTGGCCGCAACCGGGCTTAATTCCTCGAAATCCTGGGCGGGGCGATCGCTTTGAAAATCTCGCTTACTTTGGTTTACCGAGAAACTTAGCACCAGAACTTCAAGATCCTGCTTGGGAAGAACAACTACAAGCGCTGGGTTTACGTTGGCGTATTATTAGTAGCAATAAATTAGTTCATGACTACAGCGAAATCGACGTAGTTTTAGCTGTACGTAGCTTTGATTCTCAGCGACATATCGCTAAACCTGCAACTAAATTATTTAATGGTTGGCACGCTGGTGTTCCAGTTATCGGCGGTGCTGAATCGGCATTACAAGCTGAACGCCAAAGAGAACTTGATTATATAGAAGTTACTTCCATTAAAGATACTCTTTTAGCTCTCCAACGATTGCGTGATGATGTAAATTTACGGCAAGCAATGGTAGAAAATGGTCGAAGACGAGCAGCAGAAATCCAAGTTGCAAATTTAACTGCTAAATGGCGTGAGTTTCTGATGAATGTGGCAATTCCAGCATATGAAAACTGGTGTATGCAATCTAGTTTGGCTAGACAAACATCTTTTATTCAGCGCTACCTTGCCTTAAAAATTTATCGGATTCAGCAAAGGATAAGTGCTTAA
- a CDS encoding serine hydrolase has product MKSPFLLISLISTILLSAPANAARLESWNFDPGQNQLNITTDSEVKPRAFLINNPTRIVIDLPKTSLDTNTLRRSFGAAVKEIRVGKVDNDTARIVVELAPGYTTSADKLMITGDSASHWIVSFSTISQPIGQETTKTSSSEEKIFIPISENSKFAGVVALSREISQLDSQIKTLMTRYSSLSPGMFFLDMETGEYLDINGEKSFAAASTIKFPILVALFQEMEAGRVQANETLVMRRDLMTGGSGSMQYRKAGTRFSLSETMNKMMIISDNTATNMIIDRLGGKNKLNQKFRSWGLQNTVIRNLLGDFKGTNTTSPKDMVRLAAMISNNKLLSSNSYTQIENIMERCHNRSLLPVGLGKGAVIAHKTGTLGRLLADVGIVQTPSGKRYLAGIMVARPFGDASAKAFINQVSRLVYSYLDQPTAVTRQL; this is encoded by the coding sequence ATGAAATCACCCTTTCTATTAATCAGCCTCATCAGTACTATCCTTTTATCTGCTCCAGCAAATGCAGCTCGTTTAGAATCATGGAACTTCGATCCTGGCCAGAATCAACTCAACATCACTACGGATTCTGAAGTCAAACCTAGAGCATTTTTGATTAATAACCCCACCCGAATTGTTATTGACTTACCAAAAACAAGCTTAGACACGAATACTCTGCGGCGCAGTTTTGGTGCAGCAGTGAAGGAAATTCGAGTTGGCAAGGTTGATAATGATACTGCAAGGATAGTGGTTGAGTTAGCCCCAGGTTATACCACCTCTGCCGACAAATTGATGATCACAGGAGATTCTGCCTCACACTGGATTGTCAGTTTTTCTACTATCAGCCAGCCTATTGGACAGGAGACAACTAAAACCTCCTCTAGCGAAGAGAAAATTTTTATTCCCATCAGTGAGAATTCCAAATTTGCTGGAGTTGTTGCTTTAAGTAGAGAAATATCTCAGCTAGATTCTCAAATCAAAACATTGATGACTCGCTACAGTTCACTCAGCCCAGGAATGTTTTTTTTAGACATGGAAACTGGGGAATATCTAGATATCAATGGAGAAAAATCCTTTGCAGCTGCTAGCACCATTAAATTTCCGATTCTTGTAGCTTTATTTCAAGAGATGGAAGCGGGTAGAGTGCAAGCAAATGAAACTCTAGTGATGCGACGAGATTTGATGACTGGTGGTTCTGGCAGTATGCAGTATAGAAAAGCTGGTACTCGTTTTAGTCTTTCGGAAACGATGAATAAAATGATGATCATCAGCGATAATACTGCCACAAATATGATTATTGATCGATTGGGTGGCAAAAATAAGTTGAATCAAAAGTTTCGCAGTTGGGGACTGCAAAATACTGTCATTCGTAACTTGCTGGGAGATTTTAAAGGCACGAATACAACCAGTCCCAAGGATATGGTGCGGTTAGCGGCGATGATTTCCAATAACAAATTGTTGAGTAGCAATAGCTATACTCAAATCGAAAACATCATGGAACGTTGCCATAATAGAAGTCTTTTACCAGTTGGACTGGGTAAGGGTGCAGTCATTGCTCACAAAACGGGTACTTTGGGAAGACTCTTAGCAGATGTGGGAATTGTGCAAACACCATCAGGAAAGCGCTACTTGGCAGGGATTATGGTAGCTAGACCCTTCGGTGATGCTAGTGCCAAGGCTTTTATTAATCAAGTTTCTCGCTTGGTGTATAGTTATCTAGATCAACCAACAGCAGTTACTAGACAGCTTTAG
- a CDS encoding type 1 glutamine amidotransferase — protein MNIHYLQHVPFETPASIEQWAIHNQHSLWATRFYANDSLPEIDTLDWVVVMGGPMNIYEDDKYPWLTAEKRFIEQAINQGKTVIGICLGSQLIADVLGSKVYQGEYKEIGWFPIQLTQAAKDSTIFGSLPQQLDVFHWHGDTFDLPAGATRLAYSEACQNQAFLYDKKVLALQFHLESTKDSVRQIIGNCLDELVEGKYIQAAEQMLSRDDDFEQINSVMRHVLDSLVQQNSHDNAVGSA, from the coding sequence ATGAATATCCATTACTTGCAGCACGTACCATTTGAAACACCTGCTAGTATCGAACAGTGGGCAATACACAACCAGCACTCTCTTTGGGCAACTAGATTTTACGCTAATGACTCCTTACCTGAAATTGACACCCTGGACTGGGTTGTTGTTATGGGTGGGCCCATGAATATCTATGAGGATGACAAGTATCCCTGGTTGACGGCAGAGAAACGATTTATAGAACAAGCAATTAATCAAGGTAAAACTGTCATCGGTATTTGTTTAGGATCACAATTAATTGCAGACGTTTTAGGCTCAAAAGTCTATCAGGGAGAATATAAAGAGATTGGTTGGTTCCCCATTCAACTCACACAAGCAGCTAAAGATTCTACTATTTTTGGCTCATTACCTCAGCAGCTTGACGTTTTCCACTGGCATGGTGACACCTTTGACTTACCAGCAGGTGCAACTCGACTAGCTTATAGCGAAGCTTGTCAAAATCAGGCGTTTCTCTATGATAAGAAAGTTCTAGCCTTACAGTTTCACCTAGAGTCAACTAAAGATAGTGTTCGCCAAATCATTGGCAATTGTCTAGACGAACTCGTGGAGGGCAAATATATTCAGGCAGCAGAACAGATGCTATCAAGAGATGATGATTTTGAGCAAATCAATTCAGTGATGCGTCATGTTTTAGATAGTCTTGTTCAACAGAATTCTCATGACAATGCTGTTGGGAGTGCATAA
- a CDS encoding M42 family metallopeptidase yields the protein MSNYDRLFTTIAELVMHHSPSGAEAEINQLLLQKFTALGVEVWSDRADNIIAKIPGKNSARAIAITAHKDEIGAIVKNIGDAGRVEVRKLGGAFPWVYGEGVVDLLGDNATISGILSFGSRHVSHESPQKVQQEDISVKWENAWIETKLTTAELATAGVRPGTRMVIGKHRKRPVRLQDYIASYTLDNKASVAILLALAEHLLEPAIDVYLVASAKEEVGAIGALFFTQNQSLDALVALEICPLSEEYPVKDGTNPVLLSQDAYGIYDEDLNRQINQSAKQLNIPIQFTTLSGFGSDASIAMKFGHVGRAACLAFPTQNTHGYEIAHLGAIANCINLLKVFCETDFD from the coding sequence ATGTCTAATTACGATCGCCTATTTACAACCATAGCAGAATTAGTCATGCACCATTCGCCTAGCGGTGCGGAAGCGGAAATTAATCAACTTTTGTTACAAAAATTTACAGCATTGGGTGTAGAGGTGTGGAGCGATCGCGCAGATAATATTATTGCCAAAATTCCGGGGAAGAATTCGGCAAGAGCGATCGCTATTACAGCTCACAAAGACGAAATTGGCGCTATTGTCAAAAATATCGGTGATGCTGGACGAGTGGAAGTCCGCAAGCTTGGTGGTGCTTTCCCTTGGGTTTATGGTGAAGGTGTTGTAGATTTGTTAGGAGACAACGCAACTATTAGCGGTATTCTCAGTTTTGGTTCTCGCCATGTCTCTCATGAATCACCACAGAAGGTACAGCAAGAAGATATATCAGTTAAATGGGAAAATGCTTGGATTGAAACAAAGCTGACCACGGCTGAATTAGCAACAGCTGGCGTTCGTCCTGGAACCAGAATGGTCATTGGTAAACATCGCAAACGCCCAGTCAGACTGCAAGATTATATTGCTAGTTATACTTTAGATAATAAGGCATCAGTAGCAATTTTATTAGCCTTAGCGGAACATTTACTAGAGCCAGCAATTGATGTTTATTTAGTCGCTTCCGCCAAAGAAGAAGTAGGTGCAATTGGTGCATTATTTTTTACTCAAAATCAGAGTTTAGATGCCTTAGTTGCTCTAGAAATTTGCCCACTATCTGAAGAATATCCCGTTAAAGATGGGACAAATCCCGTACTTTTATCTCAGGATGCTTATGGGATATATGACGAAGACTTAAATAGACAAATCAATCAATCTGCTAAACAATTAAATATACCCATCCAGTTTACCACCTTGAGTGGTTTTGGTAGTGATGCCTCAATTGCCATGAAATTTGGTCATGTTGGACGTGCGGCTTGTTTGGCATTTCCCACTCAAAATACCCACGGTTATGAGATTGCTCATTTAGGAGCGATCGCCAATTGTATTAATTTACTGAAAGTCTTCTGTGAAACTGATTTTGATTAA
- a CDS encoding SGNH/GDSL hydrolase family protein, which produces MKTKIIAASFITLSFMLPLKASAASISGLYVFGDSLSDTGNTFNITGGVFDPKKAIPPSPPYKLGRFSDGPVWVDYVGEKLGLTPTPITSLLPNLDVSQPIAKPFPTQGINFSIGGASSGEGNAIVPDVPLPGVLQQVFAFQGLLQVNQQTLDPHALYAVWGGANDYLFPQFLDPNKPQPYTNISQAVSTLAAIGAKNILVFNLSDLGKLPAAKLDGRNPAALTQATQDFNSNLAQNLAAIRQNQKVNIIEIDIYSLFKRAEQNPSEFGFENVTDSCLAQFPICANDQSKYFFWDDFHPTTAGQKIVAESVLAATTPESPATIGVLALGALGVISRRKSLKKKFVSMTMSEVSSK; this is translated from the coding sequence ATGAAAACTAAAATTATAGCGGCAAGTTTTATTACGCTCTCTTTTATGTTGCCGCTAAAAGCTTCGGCAGCGAGTATTTCTGGGCTTTATGTATTTGGTGATAGTCTTTCTGATACTGGTAATACATTCAATATTACTGGTGGTGTATTTGACCCAAAAAAAGCTATTCCACCCAGTCCACCTTACAAGCTAGGGCGATTTTCTGATGGCCCTGTTTGGGTAGATTATGTAGGGGAAAAGCTGGGCTTGACACCCACCCCAATTACAAGTTTATTGCCCAACTTAGATGTAAGTCAGCCTATTGCTAAACCCTTCCCCACTCAAGGGATTAATTTCTCTATTGGTGGTGCTAGTTCTGGTGAAGGTAACGCTATTGTGCCTGATGTCCCGTTACCAGGAGTTTTGCAGCAAGTTTTTGCTTTTCAAGGGTTGCTACAAGTTAATCAGCAGACGCTTGATCCTCATGCACTCTATGCTGTGTGGGGTGGAGCGAATGATTACCTTTTTCCTCAATTTCTTGATCCTAATAAACCTCAGCCTTATACTAATATTTCTCAAGCTGTCAGCACTTTAGCTGCCATTGGGGCAAAAAATATTTTAGTTTTCAATTTGTCGGATTTAGGTAAGCTTCCAGCAGCTAAATTAGATGGTCGCAATCCCGCAGCACTTACTCAAGCAACTCAAGATTTTAACTCGAATTTAGCTCAGAATTTAGCAGCAATTCGGCAGAATCAAAAAGTCAATATCATTGAGATTGATATTTATTCCTTGTTTAAGCGTGCAGAGCAAAATCCCAGTGAATTTGGTTTTGAAAATGTTACTGACTCTTGCCTAGCTCAGTTTCCTATATGTGCTAATGACCAAAGTAAATATTTCTTCTGGGACGATTTTCATCCAACTACTGCTGGTCAAAAGATAGTAGCAGAGTCCGTTTTGGCAGCAACAACTCCGGAATCTCCCGCAACAATTGGTGTGTTAGCATTGGGTGCATTAGGTGTAATTAGCAGACGTAAATCTCTTAAAAAGAAATTTGTCTCTATGACAATGTCTGAGGTTTCTAGTAAGTAA